One genomic region from Nymphaea colorata isolate Beijing-Zhang1983 chromosome 12, ASM883128v2, whole genome shotgun sequence encodes:
- the LOC116266313 gene encoding dnaJ protein homolog isoform X1, with amino-acid sequence MFARAPKKSDNTKYYEVLGVPKNASQEDLKKAYRKAAIKNHPDKGGDPEKFKELAQAYEVLSDPEKRDIYDTYGEDALKEGMGGGGGDPFDLFQSFFGGSPFGGMKAGGSSRGRRQRRGEDVIHPLKVSLEDLYNGTSKKLSLSRNVICSKCKGKGSKSGASMKCAGCQGSGVKVTIRQVGPSMIQQVQQHCNECRGSGEIINEKDRCPQCKGEKVVQDKKVLEVVVEKGMQNGQKITFAGEADEAPDMVTGDIVFVLQVKEHPRFKRKGDDLFVEHTLSLTEALCGFQFVLTHLDNRQLLIKSQPGEVIKPEQFKAIDDEGMPMYQRPFMKGKLYIHFNIDFPDSLTPEQCKTIESVLPPRPSVGLTDMELDECEETTLHDVNMEEEMRRKQSQAQEAYEEDEEHMGGPQRVQCAQQ; translated from the exons atgTTCGCAAGGGCACCGAAGAAGAGCGACAACACCAAGTACTATGAGGTCCTGGGGGTGCCCAAGAACGCCTCTCAGGAGGATCTGAAGAAGGCCTACAGGAAGGCGGCCATCAAGAACCACCCTGATAAGGGTGGCGATCCGGAGAAg TTTAAGGAGCTAGCTCAGGCTTATGAGGTGCTCAGTGATCCGGAGAAGCGAGACATCTACGACACCTACGGTGAAGATGCGCTCAAGGAAGGAATGGGCGGTGGAGGTGGCGATCCCTTCGACCTCTTCCAATCTTTCTTTGGTGGGAGTCCCTTCGGAGGTATGAAAG CAGGCGGTAGCAGCAGGGGAAGGAGGCAGAGAAGAGGGGAGGACGTGATCCATCCCCTGAAGGTGTCCCTCGAAGACCTCTACAATGGCACCTCGAAGAAGCTATCGCTCTCCCGCAATGTCATATGCTCCAAATGCAAGGG CAAGGGATCGAAATCCGGCGCTTCCATGAAGTGTGCTGGTTGCCAAGGTAGCGGCGTGAAGGTCACCATCCGTCAGGTCGGGCCATCCATGATTCAGCAGGTACAGCAGCACTGCAACGAGTGCAGGGGTAGCGGCGAAATCATCAACGAGAAGGACCGGTGCCCACAATGCAAGGGAGAGAAGGTGGTTCAGGACAAGAAGGTCCTTGAGGTCGTCGTCGAGAAGGGTATGCAGAACGGGCAGAAGATTACCTTTGCAGGAGAGGCCGACGAGGCG CCGGATATGGTGACTGGTGATATAGTGTTCGTTCTGCAAGTGAAGGAGCACCCGAGGTTCAAGAGGAAGGGAGATGATCTCTTTGTGGAGCACACACTTTCTCTAACCGAGGCACTGTGTGGCTTCCAGTTCGTGCTCACCCACCTTGACAATAGGCAATTGCTGATCAAATCTCAGCCAGGGGAGGTCATCAAGCCTG AACAATTCAAGGCGATAGACGACGAGGGTATGCCCATGTACCAGAGACCTTTCATGAAGGGGAAGCTCTACATTCACTTCAACATCGACTTCCCTGATTCCCTCACGCCGGAGCAGTGCAAGACCATTGAATCCGTCCTGCCGCCGCGGCCGTCGGTTGGTTTGACGGACATGGAGCTCGACGAGTGCGAGGAGACGACACTGCACGACGTGAACATGGAGGAGGAGATGAGGAGGAAGCAAAGCCAGGCGCAGGAGGCATACGAGGAGGACGAAGAGCACATGGGTGGTCCCCAGAGGGTTCAGTGCGCGCAGCAGTAA
- the LOC116266313 gene encoding dnaJ protein homolog isoform X4 produces the protein MFARAPKKSDNTKYYEVLGVPKNASQEDLKKAYRKAAIKNHPDKGGDPEKFKELAQAYEVLSDPEKRDIYDTYGEDALKEGMGGGGGDPFDLFQSFFGGSPFGGGSSRGRRQRRGEDVIHPLKVSLEDLYNGTSKKLSLSRNVICSKCKGKGSKSGASMKCAGCQGSGVKVTIRQVGPSMIQQVQQHCNECRGSGEIINEKDRCPQCKGEKVVQDKKVLEVVVEKGMQNGQKITFAGEADEAPDMVTGDIVFVLQVKEHPRFKRKGDDLFVEHTLSLTEALCGFQFVLTHLDNRQLLIKSQPGEVIKPEQFKAIDDEGMPMYQRPFMKGKLYIHFNIDFPDSLTPEQCKTIESVLPPRPSVGLTDMELDECEETTLHDVNMEEEMRRKQSQAQEAYEEDEEHMGGPQRVQCAQQ, from the exons atgTTCGCAAGGGCACCGAAGAAGAGCGACAACACCAAGTACTATGAGGTCCTGGGGGTGCCCAAGAACGCCTCTCAGGAGGATCTGAAGAAGGCCTACAGGAAGGCGGCCATCAAGAACCACCCTGATAAGGGTGGCGATCCGGAGAAg TTTAAGGAGCTAGCTCAGGCTTATGAGGTGCTCAGTGATCCGGAGAAGCGAGACATCTACGACACCTACGGTGAAGATGCGCTCAAGGAAGGAATGGGCGGTGGAGGTGGCGATCCCTTCGACCTCTTCCAATCTTTCTTTGGTGGGAGTCCCTTCGGAG GCGGTAGCAGCAGGGGAAGGAGGCAGAGAAGAGGGGAGGACGTGATCCATCCCCTGAAGGTGTCCCTCGAAGACCTCTACAATGGCACCTCGAAGAAGCTATCGCTCTCCCGCAATGTCATATGCTCCAAATGCAAGGG CAAGGGATCGAAATCCGGCGCTTCCATGAAGTGTGCTGGTTGCCAAGGTAGCGGCGTGAAGGTCACCATCCGTCAGGTCGGGCCATCCATGATTCAGCAGGTACAGCAGCACTGCAACGAGTGCAGGGGTAGCGGCGAAATCATCAACGAGAAGGACCGGTGCCCACAATGCAAGGGAGAGAAGGTGGTTCAGGACAAGAAGGTCCTTGAGGTCGTCGTCGAGAAGGGTATGCAGAACGGGCAGAAGATTACCTTTGCAGGAGAGGCCGACGAGGCG CCGGATATGGTGACTGGTGATATAGTGTTCGTTCTGCAAGTGAAGGAGCACCCGAGGTTCAAGAGGAAGGGAGATGATCTCTTTGTGGAGCACACACTTTCTCTAACCGAGGCACTGTGTGGCTTCCAGTTCGTGCTCACCCACCTTGACAATAGGCAATTGCTGATCAAATCTCAGCCAGGGGAGGTCATCAAGCCTG AACAATTCAAGGCGATAGACGACGAGGGTATGCCCATGTACCAGAGACCTTTCATGAAGGGGAAGCTCTACATTCACTTCAACATCGACTTCCCTGATTCCCTCACGCCGGAGCAGTGCAAGACCATTGAATCCGTCCTGCCGCCGCGGCCGTCGGTTGGTTTGACGGACATGGAGCTCGACGAGTGCGAGGAGACGACACTGCACGACGTGAACATGGAGGAGGAGATGAGGAGGAAGCAAAGCCAGGCGCAGGAGGCATACGAGGAGGACGAAGAGCACATGGGTGGTCCCCAGAGGGTTCAGTGCGCGCAGCAGTAA
- the LOC116266313 gene encoding dnaJ protein homolog isoform X2, whose protein sequence is MFARAPKKSDNTKYYEVLGVPKNASQEDLKKAYRKAAIKNHPDKGGDPEKFKELAQAYEVLSDPEKRDIYDTYGEDALKEGMGGGGGDPFDLFQSFFGGSPFGGMKGGSSRGRRQRRGEDVIHPLKVSLEDLYNGTSKKLSLSRNVICSKCKGKGSKSGASMKCAGCQGSGVKVTIRQVGPSMIQQVQQHCNECRGSGEIINEKDRCPQCKGEKVVQDKKVLEVVVEKGMQNGQKITFAGEADEAPDMVTGDIVFVLQVKEHPRFKRKGDDLFVEHTLSLTEALCGFQFVLTHLDNRQLLIKSQPGEVIKPEQFKAIDDEGMPMYQRPFMKGKLYIHFNIDFPDSLTPEQCKTIESVLPPRPSVGLTDMELDECEETTLHDVNMEEEMRRKQSQAQEAYEEDEEHMGGPQRVQCAQQ, encoded by the exons atgTTCGCAAGGGCACCGAAGAAGAGCGACAACACCAAGTACTATGAGGTCCTGGGGGTGCCCAAGAACGCCTCTCAGGAGGATCTGAAGAAGGCCTACAGGAAGGCGGCCATCAAGAACCACCCTGATAAGGGTGGCGATCCGGAGAAg TTTAAGGAGCTAGCTCAGGCTTATGAGGTGCTCAGTGATCCGGAGAAGCGAGACATCTACGACACCTACGGTGAAGATGCGCTCAAGGAAGGAATGGGCGGTGGAGGTGGCGATCCCTTCGACCTCTTCCAATCTTTCTTTGGTGGGAGTCCCTTCGGAGGTATGAAAG GCGGTAGCAGCAGGGGAAGGAGGCAGAGAAGAGGGGAGGACGTGATCCATCCCCTGAAGGTGTCCCTCGAAGACCTCTACAATGGCACCTCGAAGAAGCTATCGCTCTCCCGCAATGTCATATGCTCCAAATGCAAGGG CAAGGGATCGAAATCCGGCGCTTCCATGAAGTGTGCTGGTTGCCAAGGTAGCGGCGTGAAGGTCACCATCCGTCAGGTCGGGCCATCCATGATTCAGCAGGTACAGCAGCACTGCAACGAGTGCAGGGGTAGCGGCGAAATCATCAACGAGAAGGACCGGTGCCCACAATGCAAGGGAGAGAAGGTGGTTCAGGACAAGAAGGTCCTTGAGGTCGTCGTCGAGAAGGGTATGCAGAACGGGCAGAAGATTACCTTTGCAGGAGAGGCCGACGAGGCG CCGGATATGGTGACTGGTGATATAGTGTTCGTTCTGCAAGTGAAGGAGCACCCGAGGTTCAAGAGGAAGGGAGATGATCTCTTTGTGGAGCACACACTTTCTCTAACCGAGGCACTGTGTGGCTTCCAGTTCGTGCTCACCCACCTTGACAATAGGCAATTGCTGATCAAATCTCAGCCAGGGGAGGTCATCAAGCCTG AACAATTCAAGGCGATAGACGACGAGGGTATGCCCATGTACCAGAGACCTTTCATGAAGGGGAAGCTCTACATTCACTTCAACATCGACTTCCCTGATTCCCTCACGCCGGAGCAGTGCAAGACCATTGAATCCGTCCTGCCGCCGCGGCCGTCGGTTGGTTTGACGGACATGGAGCTCGACGAGTGCGAGGAGACGACACTGCACGACGTGAACATGGAGGAGGAGATGAGGAGGAAGCAAAGCCAGGCGCAGGAGGCATACGAGGAGGACGAAGAGCACATGGGTGGTCCCCAGAGGGTTCAGTGCGCGCAGCAGTAA
- the LOC116265515 gene encoding pentatricopeptide repeat-containing protein At1g31920, which translates to MGSLVLSQTHFCNPLESGGLMAELKVKEQECFSLLKKCATMDEFKHLHAQSVKLGLDQDVRRAGDLVAACALSVWGSMDYARSIFDRTDNPNPFIWNTMIRGYVEKGEPEEALLLFRDMTEADASVDNFTFPFVLKGCAHLSALKEGIQVHGLILKLDFGSDLFIQNSLISMYGRCGEVMSCRQVFDLMPLKNVASWSAVISAYTKMGLYSKALRLFEEMQIGGWKADVSTLVSMLSVCAHLNALDLGRCIHGAAVRNLVQFNVIVYTSLIDMYVKCGCLQKGLQLFNKMSKIKNLHTYSVMISGLALHGRGKEALDIFFDMLAAGVDPDETVYTSVLSACSHSGLVDEGLHCFDKMRVQHKIVPTMQHYVCLVDLLGRAGMLDEAHEVIQRMPMLPNDVVWRCLLSACRVHHNAAIGELAGRKLFELDQQCVGDYVLLSNIYAQAQRWDDMAAVRKMMVQKCLIQVPGFSVLEVNKILHKFVSQDKSHPQSDEIYETLHQIGWQLKFEGYRPDTSEILFDVDEEEKQRLLAGHSQKLAIAFALISTTSGPIRITKNLRMCNDCHLTTALISKIFKREIIVRDRNRFHHFKEGVCSCKNYW; encoded by the coding sequence ATGGGATCGCTAGTTCTGAGTCAGACTCATTTCTGCAATCCCCTAGAAAGCGGGGGCTTAATGGCAGAGCTTAAAGTAAAAGAACAGGAGTGCTTTTCATTGCTGAAAAAATGCGCCACAATGGATGAATTCAAGCATTTGCATGCTCAAAGTGTCAAACTTGGGCTCGACCAGGATGTTCGCCGGGCAGGAGACCTTGTCGCAGCCTGTGCTCTCTCCGTTTGGGGCAGCATGGACTATGCACGCTCAATTTTTGACAGAACTGATAATCCAAATCCATTCATTTGGAACACCATGATCAGAGGATATGTGGAGAAAGGTGAGCCAGAGGAGGCCCTTCTTTTGTTTAGAGACATGACTGAAGCAGATGCAAGTGTAGATAATTTTACTTTTCCATTTGTTCTCAAGGGCTGTGCTCATCTATCTGCTCTAAAGGAAGGGATTCAAGTTCATGGGTTGATTCTTAAACTAGATTTTGGTTCCGATCTTTTTATACAGAACAGCTTGATCAGTATGTATGGCAGATGTGGGGAGGTCATGTCATGTCGCCAAGTCTTTGATCTTATGCCTCTTAAAAATGTTGCATCTTGGAGTGCCGTCATATCAGCTTACACCAAGATGGGTCTCTACAGTAAGGCGCTCAGGCTGTTTGAAGAAATGCAGATTGGAGGATGGAAGGCTGATGTGAGCACGTTGGTTAGTATGTTATCCGTGTGTGCTCACTTGAATGCACTTGATTTGGGAAGATGCATCCATGGTGCTGCAGTTAGGAACTTAGTTCAGTTCAACGTCATAGTCTACACTTCCCTGATTGATATGTACGTGAAATGTGGTTGTTTGCAAAAGGGATTGCAGCTGTTCAACAAGATGTCCAAAATAAAGAACTTGCACACTTACAGTGTGATGATTTCTGGTCTTGCCCTTCATGGTCGTGGCAAAGAGGCATTGGACATCTTCTTTGATATGTTAGCAGCAGGAGTTGATCCAGATGAAACAGTCTACACAAGTGTTCTGAGTGCCTGCAGTCATTCAGGACTTGTGGATGAAGGCCTTCATTGTTTTGACAAGATGAGGGTTCAACACAAAATTGTTCCCACAATGCAGCATTATGTTTGCCTTGTTGATCTGCTTGGACGTGCTGGGATGCTTGATGAAGCACATGAAGTCATACAAAGGATGCCAATGTTGCCAAATGATGTCGTCTGGCGATGCTTGCTAAGTGCTTGTCGAGTTCATCACAATGCTGCAATTGGAGAACTGGCCGGCAGAAAGCTTTTCGAATTAGACCAACAATGTGTTGGCGATTATGTGCTTCTATCAAATATATATGCGCAAGCTCAAAGATGGGATGATATGGCAGCAGTGCGGAAGATGATGGTGCAGAAATGCCTGATCCAAGTACCAGGATTCAGCGTTCTAGAAGTGAACAAGATATTGCACAAGTTCGTCTCTCAGGACAAGTCACACCCCCAAAGCGATGAAATATACGAAACGTTGCATCAGATAGGTTGGCAGTTAAAGTTTGAAGGTTACAGGCCAGACACATCTGAGATATTGTTTGACGTAGATGAGGAGGAAAAACAAAGACTACTCGCTGGTCACAGCCAAAAGCTTGCAATTGCCTTTGCTCTTATCAGCACGACCTCTGGACCAATAAGGATCACAAAGAATCTTCGAATGTGTAACGATTGCCATCTGACTACAGCATTGATCTCTAAGATTTTCAAGAGAGAGATTATCGTCAGAGATCGCAACCGGTTTCACCATTTTAAAGAAGGTGTATGTTCCTGTAAGAACTATTGGTAA
- the LOC116266313 gene encoding dnaJ protein homolog isoform X3 → MFARAPKKSDNTKYYEVLGVPKNASQEDLKKAYRKAAIKNHPDKGGDPEKFKELAQAYEVLSDPEKRDIYDTYGEDALKEGMGGGGGDPFDLFQSFFGGSPFGAGGSSRGRRQRRGEDVIHPLKVSLEDLYNGTSKKLSLSRNVICSKCKGKGSKSGASMKCAGCQGSGVKVTIRQVGPSMIQQVQQHCNECRGSGEIINEKDRCPQCKGEKVVQDKKVLEVVVEKGMQNGQKITFAGEADEAPDMVTGDIVFVLQVKEHPRFKRKGDDLFVEHTLSLTEALCGFQFVLTHLDNRQLLIKSQPGEVIKPEQFKAIDDEGMPMYQRPFMKGKLYIHFNIDFPDSLTPEQCKTIESVLPPRPSVGLTDMELDECEETTLHDVNMEEEMRRKQSQAQEAYEEDEEHMGGPQRVQCAQQ, encoded by the exons atgTTCGCAAGGGCACCGAAGAAGAGCGACAACACCAAGTACTATGAGGTCCTGGGGGTGCCCAAGAACGCCTCTCAGGAGGATCTGAAGAAGGCCTACAGGAAGGCGGCCATCAAGAACCACCCTGATAAGGGTGGCGATCCGGAGAAg TTTAAGGAGCTAGCTCAGGCTTATGAGGTGCTCAGTGATCCGGAGAAGCGAGACATCTACGACACCTACGGTGAAGATGCGCTCAAGGAAGGAATGGGCGGTGGAGGTGGCGATCCCTTCGACCTCTTCCAATCTTTCTTTGGTGGGAGTCCCTTCGGAG CAGGCGGTAGCAGCAGGGGAAGGAGGCAGAGAAGAGGGGAGGACGTGATCCATCCCCTGAAGGTGTCCCTCGAAGACCTCTACAATGGCACCTCGAAGAAGCTATCGCTCTCCCGCAATGTCATATGCTCCAAATGCAAGGG CAAGGGATCGAAATCCGGCGCTTCCATGAAGTGTGCTGGTTGCCAAGGTAGCGGCGTGAAGGTCACCATCCGTCAGGTCGGGCCATCCATGATTCAGCAGGTACAGCAGCACTGCAACGAGTGCAGGGGTAGCGGCGAAATCATCAACGAGAAGGACCGGTGCCCACAATGCAAGGGAGAGAAGGTGGTTCAGGACAAGAAGGTCCTTGAGGTCGTCGTCGAGAAGGGTATGCAGAACGGGCAGAAGATTACCTTTGCAGGAGAGGCCGACGAGGCG CCGGATATGGTGACTGGTGATATAGTGTTCGTTCTGCAAGTGAAGGAGCACCCGAGGTTCAAGAGGAAGGGAGATGATCTCTTTGTGGAGCACACACTTTCTCTAACCGAGGCACTGTGTGGCTTCCAGTTCGTGCTCACCCACCTTGACAATAGGCAATTGCTGATCAAATCTCAGCCAGGGGAGGTCATCAAGCCTG AACAATTCAAGGCGATAGACGACGAGGGTATGCCCATGTACCAGAGACCTTTCATGAAGGGGAAGCTCTACATTCACTTCAACATCGACTTCCCTGATTCCCTCACGCCGGAGCAGTGCAAGACCATTGAATCCGTCCTGCCGCCGCGGCCGTCGGTTGGTTTGACGGACATGGAGCTCGACGAGTGCGAGGAGACGACACTGCACGACGTGAACATGGAGGAGGAGATGAGGAGGAAGCAAAGCCAGGCGCAGGAGGCATACGAGGAGGACGAAGAGCACATGGGTGGTCCCCAGAGGGTTCAGTGCGCGCAGCAGTAA
- the LOC116265651 gene encoding extra-large guanine nucleotide-binding protein 3-like: MAEADEEKGWQDLLRRMLPPGAPLPDSGNLDYSIAVEYKGPPIPYEVPRVEPVDSAIPTASMVKSLPVAESSVSYSSPPMVEPIPLRGRMLAKSRFNASGPSVDREPDPDEDDCGKSGDFSGTNPLVLPQSTEYSSPRLSHSSESAASATRKPESSACSLSASPRSVHSPPGSPPRPATNEGKRTVVTFSSIDRPGRKEVGSVRSTEKPQFRSGRRAISAEKERKRGICNRCGRGNRLSDRESCLVCDARYCSNCVLRAMGSMPEGRKCVPCIGEPINESKRLALGKCSRMLSRLLSPLEVRQIMKAERECSANQLRPEQLIVNGRPLRQEEMAELLGCPCPPQKLKPGRYWYDKESGLWGKEGEKPDRVISSNLNLGGKLGPDASNGNTKVFINGREITKIELRVLKLANVQCPPETHFWVYADGSYEEEGQNNIKGKIWDKAFTRLICSLFSLPVLREKSHGLHNDATNYSIRSVPEYLEHKRVHKLLLLGLPGSGTSTIFKQAKFLYGNKFTSEELESIKLMIQSNLYRYLSILLEGRERFEEEALLKLKHLDLHDQRNEGENNKEGPCECIYSISPRLKHFSDWLLEIIAMGDLDAFFPAATREYAPLVDEVWKDPAIQETYKRRSELHFLSDVADYFLDRAIEVSSNEYEPSERDILYSEGLTQGNGLAFIEFSLDDRSPMSEPYNENSESLMPITRYQLIRVSTRGINEGCKWVEMFEDVRIVIFCVALSDYDQLWADAGTSTLRNKMMQSKELFETVLKHPCFHDTPFILILNKYDLFEEKINRIPLSACEWFQDFCPVKAHHNNQSLAHQAYYYVAMKFKDLYASLTNRKLYVWQAKARERTTVDDAFKYIREVVKWDEEKDEHYVVPGDESFYSTDFSSSPFIRQE; this comes from the exons ATGGCGGAAGCCGATGAGGAGAAGGGTTGGCAGGACTTACTGAGAAGAATGCTTCCTCCAGGTGCTCCTCTCCCGGATTCGGGAAATCTTGATTACTCGATTGCAGTAGAGTACAAAGGACCACCAATACCTTATGAAGTTCCTAGAGTTGAACCTGTAGACTCAGCTATACCAACGGCATCCATGGTCAAGTCGTTACCCGTTGCAGAGAGTTCAGTGAGCTATTCCAGTCCTCCTATGGTAGAACCCATCCCTTTGCGTGGAAGAATGCTTGCAAAGTCTCGGTTTAATGCGTCAGGTCCAAGTGTAGACCGTGAGCCTGATCCCGATGAGGATGATTGTGGTAAGTCTGGAGACTTCTCTGGCACCAATCCGTTGGTTTTGCCCCAGTCAACTGAATATTCAAGTCCTAGGCTGTCGCACAGTTCAGAATCAGCTGCATCAGCTACACGGAAGCCCGAGTCTTCAGCATGTTCTCTTTCTGCTTCTCCACGTTCAGTTCATAGCCCTCCTGGAAGCCCACCCAGGCCAGCTACGAATGAAGGCAAGAGAACTGTTGTAACTTTCAGTTCTATTGATAGGCCTGGAAGGAAAGAAGTAGGATCCGTCCGATCAACTGAGAAGCCTCAATTTCGTAGTGGGCGTAGAGCAATATccgcagagaaagagagaaaacgAGGGATTTGTAATAGGTGTGGCAGAGGTAACAGGCTTTCAGATAGGGAGTCTTGCCTTGTTTGTGATGCCAGGTATTGCAGTAACTGTGTGCTCAGGGCGATGGGTTCAATGCCTGAAGGCCGCAAGTGCGTTCCATGTATAGGTGAACCCATCAATGAATCCAAACGACTGGCTCTAGGGAAATGCTCAAGAATGCTATCTCGACTGCTCAGTCCCTTGGAAGTAAGGCAAATCATGAAGGCAGAGAGGGAGTGCTCTGCCAATCAGCTTCGGCCGGAGCAACTGATAGTAAATGGACGACCACTAAGACAAGAAGAAATGGCAGAATTATTAGGATGTCCATGTCCTCCACAAAAATTGAAGCCTGGGCGCTACTGGTATGACAAGGAATCAGGACTATGGGGAAAG gaaggagagaaaCCAGATCGGGTTATCAGTTCAAACTTGAATTTAGGAGGAAAACTAGGTCCTGATGCAAGTAACGGCAACACAAAGGTTTTCATCAACGGTCGGGAAATAACCAAGATTGAACTACGAGTGCTGAAG TTGGCAAACGTGCAGTGCCCACCTGAAACTCATTTCTGGGTCTATGCTGACGGAAGCTATGAGGAGGAAGGTCAAAATAACATTAAAGGGAAGATTTGGGACAAG GCATTCACACGGTTGATATGTTCTCTGTTCTCCCTCCCTGTACTCCGTGAGAAATCTCATGGACTACATAATGATGCTACCAACTACTCCATCAGATCCGTGCCAGAATATCTGGAACATAAAAGGGTTCATAAgcttctacttcttggacttcCTGGCTCAGGAACCAGTACCATCTTCAAGCAG GCCAAATTTTTATATGGGAACAAGTTTACATCAGAGGAGCTGGAAAGCATCAAACTTATGATTCAAAGCAACTTGTACAGATACCTCAGCATTTTGCTTGAGGGGCGAGAGCGCTTTGAGGAGGAGGCATTACTCAAGCTCAAACATCTTGATCTGCATGACCAAAGAAATGAAG GAGAGAACAACAAAGAAGGTCCATGCGAATGCATCTATTCCATCAGTCCAAGGTTGAAACATTTTTCTGACTGGCTATTGGAAATCATTGCCATGGGAGATTTGGATGCATTCTTCCCAGCTGCCACACGTGAATATGCTCCATTAGTGGATGAGGTGTGGAAAGACCCAGCTATTCAGGAAACATACAAGAGAAGGAGTGAGCTTCATTTCCTTTCGGATGTTGCCGACTATTTCTTAGATCGG GCTATTGAGGTATCAAGCAATGAGTATGAACCTTCTGAGCGGGATATCTTGTATTCTGAAGGACTTACTCAAGGAAATGGCTTGGCATTCATTGAATTCTCTTTAGATGATCGAAGTCCAATGTCCGAACCTTACAATGAAAACTCTGAGTCCTTGATGCCCATTACAAG GTATCAACTCATTAGAGTAAGCACCAGAGGAATCAATGAAGGTTGTAAATGGGTGGAAATGTTTGAAGATGTCCGCATCGTAATCTTTTGTGTTGCTCTAAGCGACTATGACCAGCTATGGGCAGATGCAGGTACCAGCACTCTCCGGAATAAGATGATGCAGAGCAAGGAACTGTTCGAGACAGTACTCAAGCATCCATGCTTCCACGACACTCCTTTCATCCTGATTCTGAATAAGTATGATctatttgaagagaaaataaaCAGAATCCCGCTCAGTGCATGTGAGTGGTTCCAGGATTTCTGCCCTGTGAAGGCTCACCACAACAATCAGTCTCTGGCTCACCAGGCTTACTACTATGTGGCAATGAAGTTCAAGGACTTGTATGCTTCACTCACCAATAGGAAACTGTATGTTTGGCAAGCAAAGGCCAGAGAAAGGACGACGGTCGATGACGCATTCAAGTACATAAGAGAGGTGGTGAAGTGGGATGAAGAGAAGGATGAGCACTATGTCGTTCCTGGGGATGAATCATTTTATAGTACTGATTTTAGCTCTTCTCCTTTTATCCGGCAGGAGTAA